In Dehalococcoidales bacterium, the genomic stretch CGAACTTTGCGGGATGGTAAGTGGAAGGTTACGGTCACTACCCTGGTTACTGCCATTAAGCCCCGGACGGGAGATGCGCGCCGTCCCCGGATAGTCAATATCGAACCGGGAGACACCCGGAAAACAAGTTACGCGCTCGCCTTTGATATTGGCACCACCACTGTTTGCGGGCAATTGCTAGACCTGAACCGGGGCCGGGTTATCGCTGAAAGCATGGATTATAACGGGCAGATAAGCTACGGGTCTGATGTTATCACCCGTATTGCCCGCTGTCAGAAACCGGGTGGTTTGAAAAAACTGCAGCAGGCGGTGGTGACCACGATTAACGGTGTTATTGATGAGTTGCTGGCTCAGAGCAAGGTCGATATTAAGCACGTTGCGCACATGGTTGTCGCCGGTAATACGACGATGATCCAGATTCTGCTTGGACTTGACCCTAAATATTTAAGATTGGCTCCTTACACTCCGGTGGCTAATTTTATTCCTCCGCTGGAGGCGAAGTCTTTGGGTATCAAGGTGAAGAAGCAGGTCTATCTCTTCACCTTCCCGTTAGTGGCCAGCTACGTCGGCGGTGATATTGTGGCCGGAGTCGTGGCTTCCGGGATACACCAGAGGAAACTGTTGACCTTGTTTATAGATATTGGCACCAATGGGGAGCTGGTAATCGGCAATTCTGACTGGATGGTGACTGCCGCCTGTTCGGCGGGTCCCGCCTTTGAAGGTGGCGGGGTAAAACATGGTATGATGGCTACCAGCGGGGCAATTGAAAGTTTCACGGTAAACCAATCAACCCTGGAGCCGAAGCTGGGCACTATTGGCGATGAAAAGCCAAAGGGCATCTGCGGTTCCGGGTTGATAAATATTACCGCCGGGCTGCTCGAGGCGGGAATTATCGGTCAGAACGGTAAATTCAATAATGACCTGCCTACCGAGCGGATTAGAGAGGGCGAAAGCGGTTACGAATATGTTCTCGCCTGGGCACCGGAGACACAGGTCAACAAAGATATCGTTATTACCGAGACGGATATTGACAATCTGATGCGGGCCAAAGCCGCAATTTACGCCGGCTGTCAAACGCTGGCCGGGAGCGTAGGAGTCAGTTGCTCTGATTTTGAACAGGTAATTATCGCCGGTGCTTTCGGCAGTCACATTAATATTGAGAAGTCAATCACCATCGGACTTTTCCCTGACCTGCCGCTGGATAGATTTATCTTCATCGGCAACGGTTCTCTGCTGGGAGCGAAGCTGACCTCTTTCTCTACGGACTTGCTGGATGATGCCCGCAGGGTAGCCCACATGATGACCAACTTTGAACTGAGTGAAAATGTTGATTTTATGAACAATTATATTGCCGCCCTGTTCCTGCCTCATACCAATGCCGGTGAGTTCACCTCGGTAAAGGAGAAGCTGGACAGGCTGGCGCAGG encodes the following:
- a CDS encoding ASKHA domain-containing protein, with product MAKDLADKKRKVHFEPDNVEIAVEPGTNLLEAAIEAGVRIYASCGGAGTCGTCKVLIKEGEVETTRTRKVSEKEYQQGIRQACQSRVLTDLVAYVQPESRLERAVLSRDERKVSEALATGWRFKPPLTKFFVELSPPSIGDNVSDLSRLLRGLKRQHNLSNMWVDFEVLKKLSRTLRDGKWKVTVTTLVTAIKPRTGDARRPRIVNIEPGDTRKTSYALAFDIGTTTVCGQLLDLNRGRVIAESMDYNGQISYGSDVITRIARCQKPGGLKKLQQAVVTTINGVIDELLAQSKVDIKHVAHMVVAGNTTMIQILLGLDPKYLRLAPYTPVANFIPPLEAKSLGIKVKKQVYLFTFPLVASYVGGDIVAGVVASGIHQRKLLTLFIDIGTNGELVIGNSDWMVTAACSAGPAFEGGGVKHGMMATSGAIESFTVNQSTLEPKLGTIGDEKPKGICGSGLINITAGLLEAGIIGQNGKFNNDLPTERIREGESGYEYVLAWAPETQVNKDIVITETDIDNLMRAKAAIYAGCQTLAGSVGVSCSDFEQVIIAGAFGSHINIEKSITIGLFPDLPLDRFIFIGNGSLLGAKLTSFSTDLLDDARRVAHMMTNFELSENVDFMNNYIAALFLPHTNAGEFTSVKEKLDRLAQDKSKRRAVV